The segment AGGCTCATTAGCTAGTAGGATCCAGTTGGTCAAGCTAAACAACAGTGGTTTGCTGCCCCCTCTGGCCCACCTTCTCCTTGGGATAATGTAACAATTCTGAGCTGTATCCTCAGGAGTGACCTCCATTCGACCCCCTAACCTTGCCTTTAATGGTTTGTTTGAAGACAGCATGTAGTTCCCATGCTGAGCGGTACTCTGTGTactgtgtgttcatgtgtgcatgttgGTGTTTCTGGGCGCTAACACTGAGCAGAGGCAGGCCATAATAAGCTCGACCACCAGATGTAGATAATAAAACATGGGCTTTGGGTTGGAGGTTTTTCGCTAGTGTCCCCTGTGAGCCTCCTGTCTTCTGGTCCGCCTACAGACACACTGGCAATGGTTGTGGTTATGTCCATGGTGTCGATGTTTGGATTTACAGCGTGCACGCATGTTTTAGCGAGTGGTTGGGAATTCTCAGTCCCTGTGGTCAACCTCTGGGTCTCACTCAGGGCCTTAGGTCCTcaaatctatccatctatccatccatcccagtTGACTGGCCTTCATCTCTGGAGGATTCCTGGTCGTGTTGTTCTAAATACACACCATTAGCAGCTCACGGGTCGAGGGAAAACACTGCTATCTGTCCTGGGTCTGATAATCTCAATTGGCTTTGCTCAGACTGATAAAAGGTGCTCTAAGGCCACGAGAGGGGTCCATTGGTCGCcctgcactcccccccccccccccccccagggcaccACATCGACTCCTAGTTACTATGGAAACTCATTTGTTGTACAAAACAGAGCCTTTATGTGTGTGATGTGATCGTAGTCAGCCAATAGGGAATGTTGACAAGCATTAGGTTCATCCCAGAAGGAGGAAATATTTGATTATCCATAAATTGCAACGAGCTGTTTCCACACTCACGCTGCTACATTTTCATTGGCCAGCAAGCATCCTGGTGACTACAGATTTTCTTCATGTGATATTAAAAGAAGTGTGGGGGGGacaaaagaggaaggaaactttGATCATGTAGCACACCCTTCATCTACAGTCGACGGAGACCATGTGGGCAAATTTAGCACCTGGGAAGAACATTCCTAATATTATGTGTTTATGGTTATGTCCCAGAATAGGTAAGAAAGCACATGGTTGTGATTTTGAACCCCTCGGTGTGCTCACAGTGGAGGAACACGGCAGCAGACTTTAGTACAACAGACCTTGTATGCTGAGCTTTAAGGGGGATTGTGATAGCAGGAATGTCTCACTGCTTACCTGCTCGGCTCGTTTCGATGCTGGGAGCAACTTTCTAAGCATCGCAGATATTTTCCGACAGTATAGCCATCTAAGAATGCTTTGTTACCTCCTTTAATTAAAGGTATCTCAAAGGTTAACCCCTTTTCCTCCCTTCAAGCCCAAATGATACATTGCAATGATAGAATTTACAACCCTCCTCCCGTCCCACTCGGGTTTTTTCTCATTCTCATATGgatgtgttttctcttttttctctttggGGGCCCGCAGCACCCCTGCATATACCTGCACTTTGGATGCCCCCTGGCAAATAAGCGCCACTTCTTTCTTTTCCCAATTGTGCATTTTTACCATGTCACTTTGAGCCAGGAAGATTACAGGCGTTTAAATTCATTGGAGAAGGTAAGGGCAGGTATCGGGCCTTCATGGGGGATTAGGAGCCCAAATTGGTTCCAGCTCTCACTTCCTTCTAATGACCAGTTCTTTGGTCGGAATGATGGTGCCATGGCCTGTGCGTTAGAATAAGGTGGAggggcatcccccccccccctcgcctctcTCCTGGTACTTTTTTGGAACCAGTAAAGGACTCCATGCTGGACAGCTCCACCGTGATTTGAAACCCCTCCTTAATATCAACCACATGGTGGTACCTGTAGAGCTTTGCCTGCTCTtcattctttatatatatatatatatatgtatttgtacgctaaagtaaatgagaaaaaaatgtttaaaagatAAAGAAAGGGAGAAAGGCGGAGAGCTTGCACCACCTGAATGGGCAGCTTGCACCCTAGGCATCCCATTCCGAGTTAAAAAGGTTGCCCCTGGCTGGCAGTCACCTCCAGATGACCTCGGGCTCCACACTGGAAAAGCCACAGGAGCAAGGCCGGCTGGGTAGGCTTTGTGGAGCTGCACTTATTCGCCGCTGTGGTGGTGATAAAACTTCAGACAGCCTAATTGATGGGCTCGCTGACATAACAATACCTTGTGAAAGCACGGAGCGGCCCATGCCTGGTCCTCATTTCTAGACAGCTGGAAGGGGAGCAAAACCCCCTACAATGCAGCCAGAGTGGGGTCTCACAGAGGGGAAGGGTGGAGGTAGGGTAGGGGTGGAATGGTGGGGAGCAATGAAAGGAGCCATTTGTATCCTGCAACTTTGCTAACTTAAAGCTTACTTTGAAATTCCAGCGGGTGATAACACTTCAGAAATAACTTTGCTTTCGAGATGGAGCCATCGACAGGAGTTTGCGCTGTGCTTCGGAAGTTTGCGTGAAACCGGCTGCAGGAATGACCAAGAGAGACACGGGAAGTGAGGGATGTGCCACGATGAGGGTTGAGCTGCACTTAATACTTGAGGAATGTCTCCCTGGTGCCTATAGCAACCAAACGTAATCAAAAGCTTTATTAAAACAGAGGGGGATAGATCATAAGGAACATTAAAAGTATCCCTCACTGGGTTCCCAAGTCGGCACACAATTGCCCttttgtttgttgctgttgtgttgtgaaCGCCTCTCTCTAGGACTCTGAGGCTAATGTTGCCATCAAGTCATGCAAAACTGTTTTTCCTTTGTGGTGCCTTGTGATGAATCTCCGTTTGTGTGAATGAGAGGTTGATTTAacgtttgtttttctcctctctcttgtttcttcttcttctctcctctcctccaggttCATTAATGCCAGGAGAAGAATAGTTCAGCCAATGATTGACCAGTCAAATCGAgcaggtaaaacaaaaaaaaggaaatgaagcGACTCAGCCGACGTACAGAGGGTGCTTcttccctccttttcttttctatgctgcatgaaaacacccttccaaaaaaaaagctttgctGGCATGCATCTCATGCCTGAAgcccagttttgtttttaagtggTATCCTACATCTGCTAACCCCCTTCCCGCCCTCGCCCTCCCGTCATCCCTTTTCCCATGTTCTCTATGAGATGCGTTCATGCAGTGGTGTGGGCTGTTTGCTGATTGATTCTAATTGGAGATTTCCTCGTCTAAGTGGAGAGAGAGGTATATTAGCACTCTCTCTGAGAATCACTAATTGGACACAAGAGGAGTGCCGGAAATGctagcagcatttttttttttgagctatctccttttcctctcttcAGTTTTCCATCTCTAATTGgcttttttcatttattgttttttagtAGTCCATGACCACGTTCCAAATATCAAGGCCTCCGTATAGCTTCGTTTCAGTTTAACGGCATTATTTAGTGTATTTTCAATCATGGAAACTGAGTTAATCGCGATGCCTTGATTAAATCTAATCTGATTATTTGCTTTCACGCCAAAGCAGGCAGGgatttccatttatttaatCGGACAAAGCTCCATATTGTTCGTTGATAACGCCTGCGTTTTCCATATCTATTGTGGTCAGATTACAGAAAGCACAAACTGAGAAGTTTATGCACCGCCGTCCAATTTTGTGGTAGGACGCAGTAATTCTAAGATTCATTGAGCATTAACCCTCGCATcgccaaaaaaaagacaagtcaTTCTTTGTTTAATGACATGTTCCGACATATGTGGGTGACTTTCCCTTAAATTGCTGCTCTCTTATGTGCAATATTTGCACCAACTGTGTCCCAATCAACAATCTCTTCAAAAACAGCATGACTAACAGCTCCTCTAATCATTACAAATTACAGATTATCCGAGATAATGCCGCTACGGTCCTGGAATACGCAGTCTTCAAAGAGCATTAGTTCATTAGGGATAATAACAGGGATGACGAGATATAACTGAGCAAAGTGATTGCTGCTGCATCCCCTACCCAACGgaatatcaaataaatcattcaTAATATTGAACGATTGCACAAGTTTTGAATTATCGACACGTAGGGAGGTGAACGCGATGACTCATCTGGAGCGCTGACAGGGTGAATTGCCTGCCGTGGCAGAAATACTTCCCATCCTGTCAAACCGCTTGTTTTCTTCTCTGTTAAAGAACAATGCGTCTCCTGTATTTGTGGTTTCGAGTGACACTGAATGTGTGTCTGCTAGTGCAAGTGTTTGCAcaagagtgtgtgcatgtgcgtgtgtgtgcttccatGAGCCGGGACCTTCTGTATGCATGTTTGCATGCCACGCACCAGTCAGTGCAGTCCACAAACATGAGCACAATGTCTTACAGTATGTTTGGGCTGAAGCTGGGACAATTGCTGATTGTCTGGTgtgttctctcttcttcttcttccccctcCCATTTTTATGTCCACGTTTTGACTACAATCAGGTTTTCTTCTTGATCCTTCAGTGAGCCAAGGGGCGGCGTACAGTCCAGAGGGCCAGCCAATGGGCAGCTTCGTGCTGGACGGTCAGCAGCACATGGGGATCCGACCGGCCGGTAAGTCCTTCCCTCAGGTCGTGCCTGCTTTGCCAGAAAACCAGTTCTGTACTGCGTTATCACAAGACCCGTCGACACTGATCCTCTGATCCCTTGACGCTTGTAATGTTGCATGAGATTTAGTGACCTCTGTTTGAATCAGGTCCGAAAGTCACCCACGTAAACCGAATGCCATAGCGACTCTCTTTAAAAGCCTGTTGTCTGTCTGGCTTGCTTTTTCCAGTTTGTTTCTCTAACACATCTGGGTAAATCTTTCACATATGATTGCAACAATGGGATCTGTGGGATGCTATGGAAAATAAACACACCTCTTAACGCCttccaccccccctctccctcatcACTTTCAGTCTAATCCTAACCAGCGTCTTCCTTTGCTATCAGTGGGTCTCCTCCGACCTCTCTGTGATTCAAACTCCCGCTGACCCTTTTCTGGCATTTATCTCCTCTTTCCAGGGCCTATGAGTGGAATGGGGATGAATATGGGCATGGATGGGCAATGGCACTACATGTAACCTCCATCTTGTAAAGCAAAACGCAAAGAACAAGGGGGAAGTAAGTACTGGGATCTGTTCTTTGTCTTTTACACTTTGGggctttggttttgttttgttccaccCGCAATTCCTTTTCACTTCACCAGAACTGCGCCATCTTTTGCATAAAAATGCACCAAGCCTACACTCCCTAGCACCGACAATGATGAGCTTGCATGCATGGGTATTTTAGGAGGATGCTTTATGGTGTagaaggggggggcggggggggcagccaaGGATGAACCTGAAAGACTTGGCGATGGGgcgggaggaggaagggggacATTCCTATGAGAGAGAGGACGGGACTTGTGTGGGCCAGacaacaggaacaacaacagaCGAAGGAGGGGAAGAAACAACCTGGCATGGCGTGCAGAAATTTATTTATCACAACAGCGCCATCGCTCTCACCATCCCGGACAGCCAATGCAAATGTTAGACATTTAGGGAAAAAATAACATCTCCAGGGGAAGGGGCTGACGGGGAGAAATTAAGCAGGCTCCAGTGAAGCGATAAAGAAGGAGAAGTGAAACTGTCCTCCGAGTGACATAAATCTGTCTTGGGAAGGATTGATGCCCAAATTATCTTATATGCAAAGACGGGAACAGCGCAGTACATTACGGTCCCCGGGCGAGATATACGGGCCGTGGGTGACACGTCCGATCCTTCACTGGGGGTTTGGTTTGAGCTGTGTAAAGGGaggaatgagtgtgtgtgtgtgtagggggggggggtactgtgtGTTTTGATTATTTTCTACTGGAGGGGGACGAtttggggagggggaggaggctgGGGCCTGTGACTAACCTGACCTGAGACTCACAGACAAGAGCATGGAGACATTGAGATAAATTTATAAGGTTGTAGATACAAGCATGACTGCACCTAAAAGGAgggaatcacacacacacacacacacacacacacccttataCGGCTAAATGGCGACAGTCTGATTAAGCCGGCCATTCTACCTCCTGCTAGTGCCACAGTGCTGACATTTGAAAAATCAAGATGTATCGCATCCCAAAGGCAGCAGGGCAgcagagattttattttaacaccTAAACTCCCTTGCCCAATGAGGCACAATATAATAACACTTACCTTGATTAAAAGAACCCTTTATATGTAAATGGAGCCGGGATCTTCCAAAGGGTCACAGCAGCAATTCTGCCGACAGAGATCATTTCACTCTTCTCGTCtttgcttcctctctctctctctctatctctctctcgctctgtctctcactcATTTCCTCTCGACCCCTCCTGTCTTTGCTAATGGCagcgggggaaaaaaaaaaaaatcaggaagcAATGTTCCCTAAAacagccacacagagacaacattTGCTCAGGTTGGCTAATTCTTAATATAGGGCTATATAATGTCGAGACTATTTAATTACATAACATACTTTATGCTTCATGACCAATTACATTAATAGCTTAATACAGAGGAATATTATCCCCTCTTGATTTGATTACACAGCCACACAATATGCTGTATTCGGTACTTAATTATGGTCAGCCATTGAGCAGGACTGCCATAGCAGAAGCCTGGAAGGGAGGTGAGCAGGGAGCGGTGGGGAGAGAGGCCCGCTTCGTCCTCAGTTATTGTCTTCAGATGGTTTTGCCACTCTTGTTAATAAAGGAGGGGGGGTCTCAGATCTACTTAACGGAATGACTGCGCCTTACAACAGTGGAGATTACCAGATTACAGTGTCAAAAACATCTGCTGGGTCTTTTAACAGGAGCTGCTCTGGGTTGtatggcggtgagggccccccCATCATACCCCAACACCctggatgatttattttctttatgacCCCAGTAGTGAGGTTTTAAGAGACCTGCTCCAACAAACATGTGCATTTCAAATGAACTGACATGGAAGGGGAGTATTACAGAAAGGTCCAGCTTTCAACCAATGAGACTGACCATTAATCTTGGCCtttgctgtcccccccccctctcctttctgtcctgctcctcctcctcttcccctcgCCGGGGCCCTCCAGTGTAATTTCTTAATTGCAGTGTACTAAGGTGGAGGAATGCAGCGAGTGAGCATGCCTAGTGACCTTGCAGCGACCTCTCCCCTCTTATTACAGATTCTAATCCCCCAGGGGTTCACATTACAAAGCAGGTCGGCCCAGACCCAATCCCAGATCCAGGCCCCCCCCTGGCTCCAGCGGGACCCCCTGCTCTCTCACTTGTCTCTCCCCAAGGTCCAGCCCTCTAGGCCAGCTATGTTCCCATACTCCAGTCCCTGGCTCCAGGAAGAACCCCCCACAtcttacttttttctttctgattaCAACAAACAGCAGTGTGAAAAGCCAAACAGTGGCACTGCTGAGCCGAACTCCGTGTGCCGGGTCCTGTCACAGTATGAGACGCCAGCATGCTGAGGTCCACCTCAAGGAGCATCAACATACCTCAgctgctctttctctcttttatctTCCTCTCGACTCTAGATTTCGGTTCTCCGCTCTTTtttgtgtggtgtgtgtgctcGTGCTGCCAAAAACGCTCCAAGAGCAGCACTGTGTTTAGCATAAAACGCTTTCATTCGGGCGGGTGGAACCGAGCCGTTAATGCTCACTCGTCTTGGTGATTTAACGAACCCGAATCACCTAGTCCTAAATTATTTAATATCTTCTTTAAGCGATTCAAACTCAAATGCGCTCACAAAGGCACATCCCCACGAGAGCGCCTGTTTGGTTTGTCACTTGAGTCAGCTGGGGAATTGACTGTTCCACTTGTAAAAGTATTAGCGCTTCTCCACGTCAATACGGTCGGTTGGTTTTCCTCTCGTCCTCCAGGACTTCAGTGTCTGTGGAGGACTGAGGATCATTTTCCAACCTGAGACCTGACCACAACGCTATTGGGCATTGTAAACCACTCACCATACCCAAAAATAGCCCAGTGCAATGATGTCTCGCTTTCCTGTGCTGCAATGTCATCAAATCTGACGAGCTCTTTTTTGTCGGGgttgtttttaaattgaattaagGTCCATTAATTGTTGGAAGAAGCTGTCAAAGCCGCTGAGAGCCGATGGTTTTATTGAATGCATTCCCTTCTTTCTTGTCGTTCTTTCAGGTTTGCCAGGCATGCCAGTGGAGTACGTACCTCAGAGCGGTCCTATGGGCATGAGCATGGCTCCTCACACTTACACCAACCCCCACCAGATGACCTCTCACCCCTCCCAGATCCGACACGGACCCCCTCTCCACGCGTACCTGCCCGACCACCCTCactaccaccaccaccaccacgccaTGCTGATGCATGGAGGACCCTCATCACACCTGGGAATGACCATGTCTGCACAGAGACCCCCTTTGCTCACTCCCATTGACCCGAGTACTGGAGGACAAAGCCTGGACATCCATGCCCAATAGTTTAAGGGAACTACTACTACAGCTTCTACAagaaaagagtttaaaaaaaagaaggaaaaaaaatgcagcGGCCCACAATAAATCCTATTTTGAGGCTATTTTTAAGAATAAGAAATGAACACTTTTGACCAGAATTTGACACTAAAGAAACAGAATTCCAGATGAgctgtgatattttttttttaggcttgTCAATTTTGTTACTTTCATCCAAACGGAGGACCAAGCTGACAAGAACACTTTGTAAAGTCTTGGGCTTTTGGTATACCAGATCAACAGAGGACGTTTTGACATACACGTGTGCAAAGAACGGACAAGACGCGCACACACTTAAAAACACACGCTTTCGGCGCACTCACACGCGCACCGTCATAAATATGTTCAGTTCACTTCCATGTGACATGCGAAATCGCTTCTAAAACACATTGACTATGgaagatttaaaagaaaaaagaaacaacagaaagaCTCCAAGAGTTATAACTACTGTAGTATAAAAAGTATAGATGAATAAGTTAAAACTTgtgcattctttttttgttgatcACATGGTTTATGTTTCTTGAGCTAGTTTTAGAATTAAAGGTTAaccttttctctctcacactgtGTGTGCTCCTTCCTGGAGGAGAAACTGTCTCGCAGCACAGCActataaaagaaaacaacaacaacaacaacaaggctCCAAACCACGGAGGGCAATCAGGTCCTGTCCCCTATAAGAAcagggcatgatgggaaaaggcTGCTAAGTGACACCGGATCTCTCCAGAAGATTCAGCTTGAACATttgtcatgccccccccccaccttttttttttggattcatgaatgaatgttgcCCTGTAggttttaaaggaaaaaaaaaagttcattgtTTGAATTGCCCAAGCACTGGATTGTGTtggttttatacatttttatttgaatattattttattttttttgtacccTGGACTCTCATTGGTCAGAGCCTATTGAAGGAAGCTTAATAGTGGAAAAGCAACATCCTACGGCGCTTCTTTATCCGCGGATCAACACTCTTTGCCATAAGGACGATACTGACACAAACATTGATTCTGTGGCACTGGAGAAGCATTTGATGGTTGATGCACCAAAAAACttataactaaaaaaaaaaagaaaagaaaagaaaaaaaaaacttaaattaTGAACTCAATGCTTTTGGAGGGGAAAAGCTGAGAGAATATTGTAACAAACTTCGTACAGAGTTCAGTCTATTAATTGTTTCATGTTAGATATTCTATGTGTTTACCTCAATTGAAAAAGAATGTTTTTGCTAGTTTCAGATCTGCTGTGGCATTGATATTGTATGTCCATGAATTCCTTCCTTTTTCAGCACGTGTTCCTCACTAGATGATAAGATGCCGTCTCCCTTAAGCTTTTGtcaaaaattacattaaatactTGTATGAGGACTGTGACGTAATGTTTAAAAGGTGTTCAGTCACAAATGctgtaataaatatttcatttttgatttttgttagATTTATGTGTGATTAACTGTGTTATCAACAGAAACCTTATCCATATTTGaatatacaattattattattttagataATCTGGCCTATTaacagtcttttttttgtttttgcaaaccTGTGTTGCTTTGGCAATTTATTAAGGCACACAAATAAGTATTtggaattgtaaaaaaaaaaaaaaactgccaacGGTTTAAATTAGACGACAGATTCACTTTGAACCCATCATAGTTttagacaaaaataataaactacCAGCATTGATGTGTTTGTAAATACTCTCTCAATCATATTGGCCAAAACAAGCAAACTAAACAATACCAAATTACATTTCTTGAACATTTTAGTTAtggctattttttttcttagcaATATCCCTTATTTAGATTTACAGGACTCATAATGATaatttttgtaaatattttttggattataaaAACAGTTGACAGATTCTGTCTTCCTTTCGTTCAGACAATAGAAAAGGGAACTGTCCCCGGTGAGACACATGGCTGGCCTCCGTAAATGTGCCCTGCGTATTTCTGCCGTTTTACAGCGCCACCTGTCGGCCGAGTCTGGCAACGCCCGATGAGCTCTGATGGCCTGTCCGCGCCTCTCCCTTCTCTGTGCTTTTTGGGCGCGTTTGCCCGCGGCCATCCTCGTCATAGCcttaaaacagaaatgacaaCATCACTTTGGCTGAAATATTTTATGACTTTGGCATGGAAGTTACGCTGAGTCCGATTCGAGCCCTCCAAtgtgcttttctctttttaattttagttaAGAACACTGCCCCTCACTTAACGTGTGGAACGACGGATATAATACGTCACACAAactacaataataacaataaaattgtGATACAAATCATATttgtaatataatttaataatatgTTGTTATTTGTATTTAGTCCACTAAAATAAATCGGCCTGCTGGGAGTTTTGGTCGTAAATTcaactctttatttttattatgtacgTGGAGTTCCGTATTTTTTCCAACCATtgtctaaagaaaaaaaactgaacaatTTAattcgtttttatttattttttgcaataaaTC is part of the Brachionichthys hirsutus isolate HB-005 chromosome 18, CSIRO-AGI_Bhir_v1, whole genome shotgun sequence genome and harbors:
- the LOC137907759 gene encoding homeobox protein Meis2-like codes for the protein MLGNEVAGDGLDNSVASPGTGDDDDPDKDKKRQKKRGIFPKVATNIMRAWLFQHLTHPYPSEEQKKQLAQDTGLTILQVNNWFINARRRIVQPMIDQSNRAVSQGAAYSPEGQPMGSFVLDGQQHMGIRPAGLPGMPVEYVPQSGPMGMSMAPHTYTNPHQMTSHPSQIRHGPPLHAYLPDHPHYHHHHHAMLMHGGPSSHLGMTMSAQRPPLLTPIDPSTGGQSLDIHAQ